In Chloroflexota bacterium, the sequence CAGGTAACGGACGGAACATTCCTGTCCCGACTGGCGGAGCGGACGTTCCTACCATTATCGTTCCAGGAGCCGCCGCGCAGAACACGATAATTGCCCGAATCCGGGCCAGTTGGGTTATTGTCGGGCGAGTTCTCATAATAATCTCCGGCGTACCGATCGGATACCCATTCCCACACGTTTCCGGCCATATCATACAACCCATAGCCATTGGCAGCATAACTCATCACCGGTTCTGTACCCGTATCGTTACAACCCGCATTATCATCAAATTTAGCGCCGTTCTCTGCGCCAGAATTACATACCGGGTTTTCATTTCCCCAAGGGTATTTCATTCCTTCTAAACCACCGCGGGCCGCTTTCTCCCACTCGGCTTCGGTGGGCAGGCGGCGTCCGGCCCATTCGCAGTAGGCTTGAGCACCATACCAATCTACACAAGCTACCGGGTGGTTTCCACTTCCGCATCCACTATCCCCGTCATAACTCTCAGTTTGCACAAATTGCTGGTATTGTTCGTAGGTGACTTCTGTCTGGTCCATCCAGTATGAATCCAGATAAACGGCATGCACTGGCTCTTCATCGTTATTGCCATCTTCACTGCCTATCTCAAACTCACCCGCCGGGACATACACCATGACCATGCCATCTTTGGGCGAAATCTGGATTGCACCCGCCAGCGGCGTTGGGGTCAGGGTGGGGGTGAAGGTAAGTGTGGGAGTAGGCGTATCAGTTGGTGTGGGAGTCAGAGAGGGGGTCAGCGTAAACGTGGGGGTATAGGTCGGTGTAGGCGTAGGAGTAAACGTAAGTGTAAATGTCGGCGTGCCATAGCGCAGGGCCACCAGGGTGTTTTGATGCCCGGTTCCAACGTTGCTGCTGGCATAACTACTCCAAATAAGTGTACCCAATACGCCCATCACAAATACTACTGCACCCAAGATCAACCCCGTTTGCCAGCGCTGCAGCAATGTTTTCCAGGCCGGGGGTGCAGGCGGGGCCAGTTTATCGAGCAGGCCGTCGGGGTCGGGTGGTACGCTCTCAGCAGCGCGCAATTTTTTAGCCTGCCCCACGGCGCTTTGCAGCCCGGCGGCGGCTTCGTCATACGCTCGTTGAGCGCGCTCCTGGCCTTCGAGTTTTTCCCACAGGGCGCGGGCGGCGCTATCTTCCGGCATAATTTGCAGGGCGGTCTTGATCAGCGGGCGGGCGTTTTCGGGGTTGTGGCTCTTCAAGGCTTGCTGCGCCTGCACCATCAGGGATTCAAATTGCTCGTTTTCGGTGGCGGCAACGGCTTCACGCAGGGCGGCGGCAAAATCGTGGCAGTTGGCGTAGCGTTCGGCAGGGTCTTTGCCCAGCGCCTTGAGCAAAACGGCTTCAAGCGCGGGCGTCACTAAAGGGTTTAAGGCGCTGGGCGGCCGCGGTTCTTCACGCACGTGTTTGAGATAAATCGCCAGCGGGGTATCGCCGCCAAAAGGCACCTGTCCGGTGAAGAGTTCGTAGGCCACCACGCCCAGGGCATATTGATCGGCTTTGGGCG encodes:
- a CDS encoding SUMF1/EgtB/PvdO family nonheme iron enzyme, with product PKADQYALGVVAYELFTGQVPFGGDTPLAIYLKHVREEPRPPSALNPLVTPALEAVLLKALGKDPAERYANCHDFAAALREAVAATENEQFESLMVQAQQALKSHNPENARPLIKTALQIMPEDSAARALWEKLEGQERAQRAYDEAAAGLQSAVGQAKKLRAAESVPPDPDGLLDKLAPPAPPAWKTLLQRWQTGLILGAVVFVMGVLGTLIWSSYASSNVGTGHQNTLVALRYGTPTFTLTFTPTPTPTYTPTFTLTPSLTPTPTDTPTPTLTFTPTLTPTPLAGAIQISPKDGMVMVYVPAGEFEIGSEDGNNDEEPVHAVYLDSYWMDQTEVTYEQYQQFVQTESYDGDSGCGSGNHPVACVDWYGAQAYCEWAGRRLPTEAEWEKAARGGLEGMKYPWGNENPVCNSGAENGAKFDDNAGCNDTGTEPVMSYAANGYGLYDMAGNVWEWVSDRYAGDYYENSPDNNPTGPDSGNYRVLRGGSWNDNGRNVRSASRDRNVPSVTWGSNGFRCARSQ